The following coding sequences are from one Musa acuminata AAA Group cultivar baxijiao chromosome BXJ2-4, Cavendish_Baxijiao_AAA, whole genome shotgun sequence window:
- the LOC135610680 gene encoding katanin p80 WD40 repeat-containing subunit B1 homolog KTN80.2-like isoform X5, translating into MALNRGYKLQEFVAHASDVNCVAIGKKSSRVFVTGGEDRKVNLWAIGKPTPLLSLSGHMGSVESVAFDSAEVLVLGGSSTGIIKLWDLEEAKIVRTLTGHRSNCTSVEFHPFGEFFASGSLDTDLKIWDIRKKGCIHTYKGHAGGIQKIRFTPDGRWVVTGGADNMVKLWDLTAGKLLHDFKFHNGQIRCIDFHPHEFLLATGSADRTVKFWDLETFELIGSVGPEATGVCSMIFHPDGKTLFCGLEATLKVFSWEPLRCHDVVDMGWSTLGDLSIYEGKLLGCSYYESRVGVWVADISLIAPYALGVVPKASGLVEPTFQVENFSLELKESSGVSNIKPTTEYHDIGIKTKETEGGTCLISPITLSGVTRNKSSDSCITVPQRFRSRMSSKASTPSSTTSGSVKAIQGSLNPSNKTERSLPSRNTALSSNTTKAISLVTSKKASTVQSSVGTHTRLYMPVIVPRDNLGQDSFRVVTAASEAISRGSRSNKITHKRKSSFASGDSKDQLIENASMDLTDRRSDSDVNSNLFPILAASHEAAEDDVREHTMTRNIAEKFERVLSIEQPVQSQNDNGNESPCSSSETNSVKYVKGVAVQLGKTRTLVERWERRERCGSNMAIKQSEATSERDLTTSEDDLIPETLIQNHDAFINSLKSRLTKLQMVRHFWEQNGIKGAISSVAKLPDYSVQVDVISILKDKIGLFTLDLFSTLLPVLVGLLNSKIERQTVVSLSLLLELVKIFKPVISSTISASSTVGVDLQAEQRLEHCTHCFNNLEKIKQVLPPLIRRGGLLAKHAGELNIILRDS; encoded by the exons ATGGCGCTGAATCGTGGTTACAAGCTCC AGGAATTCGTAGCGCATGCATCTGATGTCAACTGTGTGGCTATTGGGAAGAAATCAAGCAGAGTTTTTGTTACTGGTGGTGAAGATCGCAAAGTAAATCTATGGGCGATTGGTAAACCAACACCACTACTG AGCTTATCTGGTCATATGGGTTCTGTTGAATCTGTGGCCTTTGATTCAGCGGAAGTCTTGGTTCTTGGGGGATCATCTACTGGCATAATTAAACTTTGGGATCTGGAAGAGGCGAAGA TTGTTCGGACTCTTACTGGGCACAGATCCAATTGTACCTCAGTTGAATTCCATCCATTTGGTGAATTCTTTGCATCTGGTTCTTTGGATACTGATCTTAAAATATGGGATATTAGAAAGAAGGGATGCATTCATACTTACAAGGGCCATGCTGGGGGAATTCAAAAAATTAGATTTACACCAGATGGGCGTTGGGTTGTTACAGGAGGAGCAGATAACATGGTGAAG CTGTGGGATTTAACAGCAGGAAAGCTTCTGCATGATTTTAAGTTTCATAATGGACAAATCAGGTGTATAGACTTTCATCCTCATGAATTTTTACTTGCAACAG GCTCAGCTGATCGAACTGTGAAATTCTGGGATCTTGAAACATTTGAACTGATAGGTTCTGTGGGGCCTGAG gcTACTGGGGTGTGCTCGATGATCTTTCACCCTGATGGAAAAACCCTATTTTGTGGGTTGGAAGCAACCTTGAAA GTATTCTCTTGGGAGCCCTTAAGATGTCATGATGTTGTTGATATGGGGTGGTCGACTTTGGGTGATCTCAGTATATATGAAGGGAAACTCTTGGGATGCTCCTACTATGAAAGCCGTGTTGGAGTTTGGGTGGCAGATATATCG CTCATTGCTCCCTATGCTCTTGGTGTGGTGCCAAAAGCAAGTGGCCTTGTAGAGCCTACTTTTCAGGTAGAGAACTTTTCCCTGGAACTGAAAGAGAGCAGTGGTGTATCTAATATAAAACCTACCACTGAGTATCATGATATTGGAATTAAAACCAAGGAGACAGAAGGAGGCACATGCTTGATTT CACCAATTACCCTGAGTGGAGTTACAAGGAACAAAAGCTCTGATAGCTGCATCACTGTACCACAAAGATTTCGTTCCAGGATGTCTTCGAAAGCATCCACCCCTAGTTCTACCACATCTGGTTCTGTAAAAGCTATTCAAGGTTCTCTTAATCCTTCAAACAAAACTGAACGAAGTTTGCCATCAAGGAACACTGCATTGAGTTCAAATACCACAAAAGCAATTAGTTTGGTAacttcaaagaaggcttcgacGGTACAGAGTAGTGTGGGAACACATACACGTCTGTACATGCCTGTTATTGTACCTAGAGACAACCTGGGCCAGGACAGTTTCAGAGTGGTAACAGCTGCTTCTGAAGCAATTTCTCGTGGTTCAAGGTCcaacaaaataactcataaacgtAAATCATCATTTGCTTCTGGTGATAGCAAGGACCAACTGATTGAGAATGCATCTATGGATTTGACTGATAGAAGAAGTGATTCAGATGTTAATTCAAATTTGTTCCCCATTCTCGCTGCAAGTCATGAAGCTGCAGAAGATGATGTCAGAGAACACACTATGACAAGAAACATTgcagaaaagtttgaaagagtatTGTCAATAGAGCAGCCTGTACAATCACAGAATGACAATG GTAATGAGTCGCCATGCTCAAGCAGTGAAACTAACTCAGTGAAATATGTTAAAGGAG TTGCTGTCCAACTTGGAAAGACGCGGACTCTAGTTGaacgctgggaaagaagagaaagatGTGGCAGCAACATGGCAATA AAACAATCAGAGGCGACCTCTGAAAGGGACTTGACAACATCAGAGGATGATTTGATTCCCGAAACACTAATTCAAAACCATGATGCATTCATAAATTCTTTGAAATCTCGCCTGACTAAATTACAG ATGGTGCGGCATTTTTGGGAACAAAATGGCATTAAAGGCGCAATTAGTTCTGTGGCAAAGTTGCCTGACTATTCT GTTCAGGTTGATGTCATCAGCATTCTCAAGGACAAAATTGGACTTTTTACCCTTGATCTGTTTTCGACCTTGTTGCCAGTTCTTGTTGGTTTACTAAACAGCAAGATTGAGAG ACAGACTGTTGTTTCTCTGAGTCTGCTGTTGGAGCTTGTTAAGATCTTTAAACCAGTTATAAGTTCAACAATATCTGCATCTTCAACAGTGGGAGTTGATCTTCAGGCTGAACAAAG GCTGGAGCATTGCACCCACTGTTTCAACAATCTGGAAAAGATAAAACAAGTTCTTCCTCCACTAATTAG
- the LOC135610680 gene encoding katanin p80 WD40 repeat-containing subunit B1 homolog KTN80.2-like isoform X3, whose translation MALNRGYKLQEFVAHASDVNCVAIGKKSSRVFVTGGEDRKVNLWAIGKPTPLLSLSGHMGSVESVAFDSAEVLVLGGSSTGIIKLWDLEEAKIVRTLTGHRSNCTSVEFHPFGEFFASGSLDTDLKIWDIRKKGCIHTYKGHAGGIQKIRFTPDGRWVVTGGADNMVKLWDLTAGKLLHDFKFHNGQIRCIDFHPHEFLLATGSADRTVKFWDLETFELIGSVGPEATGVCSMIFHPDGKTLFCGLEATLKVFSWEPLRCHDVVDMGWSTLGDLSIYEGKLLGCSYYESRVGVWVADISLIAPYALGVVPKASGLVEPTFQVENFSLELKESSGVSNIKPTTEYHDIGIKTKETEGGTCLISDDCRQSISHGTNSCNTSTVAPITLSGVTRNKSSDSCITVPQRFRSRMSSKASTPSSTTSGSVKAIQGSLNPSNKTERSLPSRNTALSSNTTKAISLVTSKKASTVQSSVGTHTRLYMPVIVPRDNLGQDSFRVVTAASEAISRGSRSNKITHKRKSSFASGDSKDQLIENASMDLTDRRSDSDVNSNLFPILAASHEAAEDDVREHTMTRNIAEKFERVLSIEQPVQSQNDNGNESPCSSSETNSVKYVKGVAVQLGKTRTLVERWERRERCGSNMAIKQSEATSERDLTTSEDDLIPETLIQNHDAFINSLKSRLTKLQMVRHFWEQNGIKGAISSVAKLPDYSVQVDVISILKDKIGLFTLDLFSTLLPVLVGLLNSKIERQTVVSLSLLLELVKIFKPVISSTISASSTVGVDLQAEQRLEHCTHCFNNLEKIKQVLPPLIRRGGLLAKHAGELNIILRDS comes from the exons ATGGCGCTGAATCGTGGTTACAAGCTCC AGGAATTCGTAGCGCATGCATCTGATGTCAACTGTGTGGCTATTGGGAAGAAATCAAGCAGAGTTTTTGTTACTGGTGGTGAAGATCGCAAAGTAAATCTATGGGCGATTGGTAAACCAACACCACTACTG AGCTTATCTGGTCATATGGGTTCTGTTGAATCTGTGGCCTTTGATTCAGCGGAAGTCTTGGTTCTTGGGGGATCATCTACTGGCATAATTAAACTTTGGGATCTGGAAGAGGCGAAGA TTGTTCGGACTCTTACTGGGCACAGATCCAATTGTACCTCAGTTGAATTCCATCCATTTGGTGAATTCTTTGCATCTGGTTCTTTGGATACTGATCTTAAAATATGGGATATTAGAAAGAAGGGATGCATTCATACTTACAAGGGCCATGCTGGGGGAATTCAAAAAATTAGATTTACACCAGATGGGCGTTGGGTTGTTACAGGAGGAGCAGATAACATGGTGAAG CTGTGGGATTTAACAGCAGGAAAGCTTCTGCATGATTTTAAGTTTCATAATGGACAAATCAGGTGTATAGACTTTCATCCTCATGAATTTTTACTTGCAACAG GCTCAGCTGATCGAACTGTGAAATTCTGGGATCTTGAAACATTTGAACTGATAGGTTCTGTGGGGCCTGAG gcTACTGGGGTGTGCTCGATGATCTTTCACCCTGATGGAAAAACCCTATTTTGTGGGTTGGAAGCAACCTTGAAA GTATTCTCTTGGGAGCCCTTAAGATGTCATGATGTTGTTGATATGGGGTGGTCGACTTTGGGTGATCTCAGTATATATGAAGGGAAACTCTTGGGATGCTCCTACTATGAAAGCCGTGTTGGAGTTTGGGTGGCAGATATATCG CTCATTGCTCCCTATGCTCTTGGTGTGGTGCCAAAAGCAAGTGGCCTTGTAGAGCCTACTTTTCAGGTAGAGAACTTTTCCCTGGAACTGAAAGAGAGCAGTGGTGTATCTAATATAAAACCTACCACTGAGTATCATGATATTGGAATTAAAACCAAGGAGACAGAAGGAGGCACATGCTTGATTT CTGACGACTGTAGACAAAGTATCAGTCATGGAACTAATTCATGTAACACATCAACTGTAGCACCAATTACCCTGAGTGGAGTTACAAGGAACAAAAGCTCTGATAGCTGCATCACTGTACCACAAAGATTTCGTTCCAGGATGTCTTCGAAAGCATCCACCCCTAGTTCTACCACATCTGGTTCTGTAAAAGCTATTCAAGGTTCTCTTAATCCTTCAAACAAAACTGAACGAAGTTTGCCATCAAGGAACACTGCATTGAGTTCAAATACCACAAAAGCAATTAGTTTGGTAacttcaaagaaggcttcgacGGTACAGAGTAGTGTGGGAACACATACACGTCTGTACATGCCTGTTATTGTACCTAGAGACAACCTGGGCCAGGACAGTTTCAGAGTGGTAACAGCTGCTTCTGAAGCAATTTCTCGTGGTTCAAGGTCcaacaaaataactcataaacgtAAATCATCATTTGCTTCTGGTGATAGCAAGGACCAACTGATTGAGAATGCATCTATGGATTTGACTGATAGAAGAAGTGATTCAGATGTTAATTCAAATTTGTTCCCCATTCTCGCTGCAAGTCATGAAGCTGCAGAAGATGATGTCAGAGAACACACTATGACAAGAAACATTgcagaaaagtttgaaagagtatTGTCAATAGAGCAGCCTGTACAATCACAGAATGACAATG GTAATGAGTCGCCATGCTCAAGCAGTGAAACTAACTCAGTGAAATATGTTAAAGGAG TTGCTGTCCAACTTGGAAAGACGCGGACTCTAGTTGaacgctgggaaagaagagaaagatGTGGCAGCAACATGGCAATA AAACAATCAGAGGCGACCTCTGAAAGGGACTTGACAACATCAGAGGATGATTTGATTCCCGAAACACTAATTCAAAACCATGATGCATTCATAAATTCTTTGAAATCTCGCCTGACTAAATTACAG ATGGTGCGGCATTTTTGGGAACAAAATGGCATTAAAGGCGCAATTAGTTCTGTGGCAAAGTTGCCTGACTATTCT GTTCAGGTTGATGTCATCAGCATTCTCAAGGACAAAATTGGACTTTTTACCCTTGATCTGTTTTCGACCTTGTTGCCAGTTCTTGTTGGTTTACTAAACAGCAAGATTGAGAG ACAGACTGTTGTTTCTCTGAGTCTGCTGTTGGAGCTTGTTAAGATCTTTAAACCAGTTATAAGTTCAACAATATCTGCATCTTCAACAGTGGGAGTTGATCTTCAGGCTGAACAAAG GCTGGAGCATTGCACCCACTGTTTCAACAATCTGGAAAAGATAAAACAAGTTCTTCCTCCACTAATTAG
- the LOC135610680 gene encoding katanin p80 WD40 repeat-containing subunit B1 homolog KTN80.2-like isoform X2, producing the protein MSVLGLRGWYLLENLVYSIWVFVDPWEIEEFVAHASDVNCVAIGKKSSRVFVTGGEDRKVNLWAIGKPTPLLSLSGHMGSVESVAFDSAEVLVLGGSSTGIIKLWDLEEAKIVRTLTGHRSNCTSVEFHPFGEFFASGSLDTDLKIWDIRKKGCIHTYKGHAGGIQKIRFTPDGRWVVTGGADNMVKLWDLTAGKLLHDFKFHNGQIRCIDFHPHEFLLATADRTVKFWDLETFELIGSVGPEATGVCSMIFHPDGKTLFCGLEATLKVFSWEPLRCHDVVDMGWSTLGDLSIYEGKLLGCSYYESRVGVWVADISLIAPYALGVVPKASGLVEPTFQVENFSLELKESSGVSNIKPTTEYHDIGIKTKETEGGTCLISDDCRQSISHGTNSCNTSTVAPITLSGVTRNKSSDSCITVPQRFRSRMSSKASTPSSTTSGSVKAIQGSLNPSNKTERSLPSRNTALSSNTTKAISLVTSKKASTVQSSVGTHTRLYMPVIVPRDNLGQDSFRVVTAASEAISRGSRSNKITHKRKSSFASGDSKDQLIENASMDLTDRRSDSDVNSNLFPILAASHEAAEDDVREHTMTRNIAEKFERVLSIEQPVQSQNDNGNESPCSSSETNSVKYVKGVAVQLGKTRTLVERWERRERCGSNMAIKQSEATSERDLTTSEDDLIPETLIQNHDAFINSLKSRLTKLQMVRHFWEQNGIKGAISSVAKLPDYSVQVDVISILKDKIGLFTLDLFSTLLPVLVGLLNSKIERQTVVSLSLLLELVKIFKPVISSTISASSTVGVDLQAEQRLEHCTHCFNNLEKIKQVLPPLIRRGGLLAKHAGELNIILRDS; encoded by the exons ATGTCTGTGCTTGGTCTTCGTGGTTGGTATTTGTTAGAAAATTTAGTTTATTCCATTTGGGTTTTCGTTGACCCTTGGGAAATAGAGGAATTCGTAGCGCATGCATCTGATGTCAACTGTGTGGCTATTGGGAAGAAATCAAGCAGAGTTTTTGTTACTGGTGGTGAAGATCGCAAAGTAAATCTATGGGCGATTGGTAAACCAACACCACTACTG AGCTTATCTGGTCATATGGGTTCTGTTGAATCTGTGGCCTTTGATTCAGCGGAAGTCTTGGTTCTTGGGGGATCATCTACTGGCATAATTAAACTTTGGGATCTGGAAGAGGCGAAGA TTGTTCGGACTCTTACTGGGCACAGATCCAATTGTACCTCAGTTGAATTCCATCCATTTGGTGAATTCTTTGCATCTGGTTCTTTGGATACTGATCTTAAAATATGGGATATTAGAAAGAAGGGATGCATTCATACTTACAAGGGCCATGCTGGGGGAATTCAAAAAATTAGATTTACACCAGATGGGCGTTGGGTTGTTACAGGAGGAGCAGATAACATGGTGAAG CTGTGGGATTTAACAGCAGGAAAGCTTCTGCATGATTTTAAGTTTCATAATGGACAAATCAGGTGTATAGACTTTCATCCTCATGAATTTTTACTTGCAACAG CTGATCGAACTGTGAAATTCTGGGATCTTGAAACATTTGAACTGATAGGTTCTGTGGGGCCTGAG gcTACTGGGGTGTGCTCGATGATCTTTCACCCTGATGGAAAAACCCTATTTTGTGGGTTGGAAGCAACCTTGAAA GTATTCTCTTGGGAGCCCTTAAGATGTCATGATGTTGTTGATATGGGGTGGTCGACTTTGGGTGATCTCAGTATATATGAAGGGAAACTCTTGGGATGCTCCTACTATGAAAGCCGTGTTGGAGTTTGGGTGGCAGATATATCG CTCATTGCTCCCTATGCTCTTGGTGTGGTGCCAAAAGCAAGTGGCCTTGTAGAGCCTACTTTTCAGGTAGAGAACTTTTCCCTGGAACTGAAAGAGAGCAGTGGTGTATCTAATATAAAACCTACCACTGAGTATCATGATATTGGAATTAAAACCAAGGAGACAGAAGGAGGCACATGCTTGATTT CTGACGACTGTAGACAAAGTATCAGTCATGGAACTAATTCATGTAACACATCAACTGTAGCACCAATTACCCTGAGTGGAGTTACAAGGAACAAAAGCTCTGATAGCTGCATCACTGTACCACAAAGATTTCGTTCCAGGATGTCTTCGAAAGCATCCACCCCTAGTTCTACCACATCTGGTTCTGTAAAAGCTATTCAAGGTTCTCTTAATCCTTCAAACAAAACTGAACGAAGTTTGCCATCAAGGAACACTGCATTGAGTTCAAATACCACAAAAGCAATTAGTTTGGTAacttcaaagaaggcttcgacGGTACAGAGTAGTGTGGGAACACATACACGTCTGTACATGCCTGTTATTGTACCTAGAGACAACCTGGGCCAGGACAGTTTCAGAGTGGTAACAGCTGCTTCTGAAGCAATTTCTCGTGGTTCAAGGTCcaacaaaataactcataaacgtAAATCATCATTTGCTTCTGGTGATAGCAAGGACCAACTGATTGAGAATGCATCTATGGATTTGACTGATAGAAGAAGTGATTCAGATGTTAATTCAAATTTGTTCCCCATTCTCGCTGCAAGTCATGAAGCTGCAGAAGATGATGTCAGAGAACACACTATGACAAGAAACATTgcagaaaagtttgaaagagtatTGTCAATAGAGCAGCCTGTACAATCACAGAATGACAATG GTAATGAGTCGCCATGCTCAAGCAGTGAAACTAACTCAGTGAAATATGTTAAAGGAG TTGCTGTCCAACTTGGAAAGACGCGGACTCTAGTTGaacgctgggaaagaagagaaagatGTGGCAGCAACATGGCAATA AAACAATCAGAGGCGACCTCTGAAAGGGACTTGACAACATCAGAGGATGATTTGATTCCCGAAACACTAATTCAAAACCATGATGCATTCATAAATTCTTTGAAATCTCGCCTGACTAAATTACAG ATGGTGCGGCATTTTTGGGAACAAAATGGCATTAAAGGCGCAATTAGTTCTGTGGCAAAGTTGCCTGACTATTCT GTTCAGGTTGATGTCATCAGCATTCTCAAGGACAAAATTGGACTTTTTACCCTTGATCTGTTTTCGACCTTGTTGCCAGTTCTTGTTGGTTTACTAAACAGCAAGATTGAGAG ACAGACTGTTGTTTCTCTGAGTCTGCTGTTGGAGCTTGTTAAGATCTTTAAACCAGTTATAAGTTCAACAATATCTGCATCTTCAACAGTGGGAGTTGATCTTCAGGCTGAACAAAG GCTGGAGCATTGCACCCACTGTTTCAACAATCTGGAAAAGATAAAACAAGTTCTTCCTCCACTAATTAG
- the LOC135610680 gene encoding katanin p80 WD40 repeat-containing subunit B1 homolog KTN80.2-like isoform X4: MSVLGLRGWYLLENLVYSIWVFVDPWEIEEFVAHASDVNCVAIGKKSSRVFVTGGEDRKVNLWAIGKPTPLLSLSGHMGSVESVAFDSAEVLVLGGSSTGIIKLWDLEEAKIVRTLTGHRSNCTSVEFHPFGEFFASGSLDTDLKIWDIRKKGCIHTYKGHAGGIQKIRFTPDGRWVVTGGADNMVKLWDLTAGKLLHDFKFHNGQIRCIDFHPHEFLLATGSADRTVKFWDLETFELIGSVGPEATGVCSMIFHPDGKTLFCGLEATLKVFSWEPLRCHDVVDMGWSTLGDLSIYEGKLLGCSYYESRVGVWVADISLIAPYALGVVPKASGLVEPTFQVENFSLELKESSGVSNIKPTTEYHDIGIKTKETEGGTCLISPITLSGVTRNKSSDSCITVPQRFRSRMSSKASTPSSTTSGSVKAIQGSLNPSNKTERSLPSRNTALSSNTTKAISLVTSKKASTVQSSVGTHTRLYMPVIVPRDNLGQDSFRVVTAASEAISRGSRSNKITHKRKSSFASGDSKDQLIENASMDLTDRRSDSDVNSNLFPILAASHEAAEDDVREHTMTRNIAEKFERVLSIEQPVQSQNDNGNESPCSSSETNSVKYVKGVAVQLGKTRTLVERWERRERCGSNMAIKQSEATSERDLTTSEDDLIPETLIQNHDAFINSLKSRLTKLQMVRHFWEQNGIKGAISSVAKLPDYSVQVDVISILKDKIGLFTLDLFSTLLPVLVGLLNSKIERQTVVSLSLLLELVKIFKPVISSTISASSTVGVDLQAEQRLEHCTHCFNNLEKIKQVLPPLIRRGGLLAKHAGELNIILRDS, from the exons ATGTCTGTGCTTGGTCTTCGTGGTTGGTATTTGTTAGAAAATTTAGTTTATTCCATTTGGGTTTTCGTTGACCCTTGGGAAATAGAGGAATTCGTAGCGCATGCATCTGATGTCAACTGTGTGGCTATTGGGAAGAAATCAAGCAGAGTTTTTGTTACTGGTGGTGAAGATCGCAAAGTAAATCTATGGGCGATTGGTAAACCAACACCACTACTG AGCTTATCTGGTCATATGGGTTCTGTTGAATCTGTGGCCTTTGATTCAGCGGAAGTCTTGGTTCTTGGGGGATCATCTACTGGCATAATTAAACTTTGGGATCTGGAAGAGGCGAAGA TTGTTCGGACTCTTACTGGGCACAGATCCAATTGTACCTCAGTTGAATTCCATCCATTTGGTGAATTCTTTGCATCTGGTTCTTTGGATACTGATCTTAAAATATGGGATATTAGAAAGAAGGGATGCATTCATACTTACAAGGGCCATGCTGGGGGAATTCAAAAAATTAGATTTACACCAGATGGGCGTTGGGTTGTTACAGGAGGAGCAGATAACATGGTGAAG CTGTGGGATTTAACAGCAGGAAAGCTTCTGCATGATTTTAAGTTTCATAATGGACAAATCAGGTGTATAGACTTTCATCCTCATGAATTTTTACTTGCAACAG GCTCAGCTGATCGAACTGTGAAATTCTGGGATCTTGAAACATTTGAACTGATAGGTTCTGTGGGGCCTGAG gcTACTGGGGTGTGCTCGATGATCTTTCACCCTGATGGAAAAACCCTATTTTGTGGGTTGGAAGCAACCTTGAAA GTATTCTCTTGGGAGCCCTTAAGATGTCATGATGTTGTTGATATGGGGTGGTCGACTTTGGGTGATCTCAGTATATATGAAGGGAAACTCTTGGGATGCTCCTACTATGAAAGCCGTGTTGGAGTTTGGGTGGCAGATATATCG CTCATTGCTCCCTATGCTCTTGGTGTGGTGCCAAAAGCAAGTGGCCTTGTAGAGCCTACTTTTCAGGTAGAGAACTTTTCCCTGGAACTGAAAGAGAGCAGTGGTGTATCTAATATAAAACCTACCACTGAGTATCATGATATTGGAATTAAAACCAAGGAGACAGAAGGAGGCACATGCTTGATTT CACCAATTACCCTGAGTGGAGTTACAAGGAACAAAAGCTCTGATAGCTGCATCACTGTACCACAAAGATTTCGTTCCAGGATGTCTTCGAAAGCATCCACCCCTAGTTCTACCACATCTGGTTCTGTAAAAGCTATTCAAGGTTCTCTTAATCCTTCAAACAAAACTGAACGAAGTTTGCCATCAAGGAACACTGCATTGAGTTCAAATACCACAAAAGCAATTAGTTTGGTAacttcaaagaaggcttcgacGGTACAGAGTAGTGTGGGAACACATACACGTCTGTACATGCCTGTTATTGTACCTAGAGACAACCTGGGCCAGGACAGTTTCAGAGTGGTAACAGCTGCTTCTGAAGCAATTTCTCGTGGTTCAAGGTCcaacaaaataactcataaacgtAAATCATCATTTGCTTCTGGTGATAGCAAGGACCAACTGATTGAGAATGCATCTATGGATTTGACTGATAGAAGAAGTGATTCAGATGTTAATTCAAATTTGTTCCCCATTCTCGCTGCAAGTCATGAAGCTGCAGAAGATGATGTCAGAGAACACACTATGACAAGAAACATTgcagaaaagtttgaaagagtatTGTCAATAGAGCAGCCTGTACAATCACAGAATGACAATG GTAATGAGTCGCCATGCTCAAGCAGTGAAACTAACTCAGTGAAATATGTTAAAGGAG TTGCTGTCCAACTTGGAAAGACGCGGACTCTAGTTGaacgctgggaaagaagagaaagatGTGGCAGCAACATGGCAATA AAACAATCAGAGGCGACCTCTGAAAGGGACTTGACAACATCAGAGGATGATTTGATTCCCGAAACACTAATTCAAAACCATGATGCATTCATAAATTCTTTGAAATCTCGCCTGACTAAATTACAG ATGGTGCGGCATTTTTGGGAACAAAATGGCATTAAAGGCGCAATTAGTTCTGTGGCAAAGTTGCCTGACTATTCT GTTCAGGTTGATGTCATCAGCATTCTCAAGGACAAAATTGGACTTTTTACCCTTGATCTGTTTTCGACCTTGTTGCCAGTTCTTGTTGGTTTACTAAACAGCAAGATTGAGAG ACAGACTGTTGTTTCTCTGAGTCTGCTGTTGGAGCTTGTTAAGATCTTTAAACCAGTTATAAGTTCAACAATATCTGCATCTTCAACAGTGGGAGTTGATCTTCAGGCTGAACAAAG GCTGGAGCATTGCACCCACTGTTTCAACAATCTGGAAAAGATAAAACAAGTTCTTCCTCCACTAATTAG